From Aspergillus fumigatus Af293 chromosome 3, whole genome shotgun sequence, a single genomic window includes:
- a CDS encoding tRNA-dihydrouridine(20) synthase (NAD(+)), whose product MLRFLRSAMTSLTTPRVPIPVNGVDYRGKVVLAPMVRSGELPSRLLALKYGADLVWGPETVDRSLIGATRRVNPRNGCIEYIRFPSNGGRPDKPAQESILYRIDPVREKGKLVFQIGSANPELAVEAAKLVAGDVAGIDLNSGCPKPFSTSGGMGAALLRTPDKLVSILESLVREVGNPYQIGISVKIRILETPEKTESLVKRLVATGITGLTVHCRTTPMRPRERAIRDQLAMIARICREAGVACVMNGDVTSRDEALALMKEFGVDGAMIATAAEANPSCFRSEAEGGLLPWREVVHDYLQAAIECENRFGNTKFLLNILIPGKNREFKDAKTAKSYSDYCHFLKFDDLLPEAAQVDEILNLTDKSVYKNNETEDSARDIAVKNALENNETARAVSGAPRPKAASPAVNGGGPIRTSSIPTPVRSKPEDHPIDITVPAPEVAQKQELAA is encoded by the coding sequence ATGCTAAGATTTCTCCGATCCGCAATGACTTCGCTCACGACACCCCGCGTTCCTATTCCCGTCAATGGTGTCGACTACCGTGGCAAAGTAGTCCTGGCACCGATGGTGCGTTCGGGAGAGCTGCCTTCACGCCTTCTCGCTCTCAAATACGGAGCGGATCTTGTCTGGGGTCCTGAAACGGTAGACCGATCGCTTATCGGAGCCACGCGCCGAGTGAACCCTCGCAACGGATGCATCGAATATATCAGATTCCCCTCGAACGGTGGCCGCCCAGACAAACCTGCTCAGGAGTCCATTCTGTACCGGATTGATCCCGTTCGGGAGAAGGGAAAATTGGTGTTCCAAATCGGTTCTGCAAACCCGGAGCTGGCCGTCGAAGCAGCAAAACTGGTCGCAGGCGACGTTGCGGGGATCGATTTGAACTCTGGATGTCCCAAACCTTTCAGTACGAGTGGTGGAATGGGAGCAGCTCTCCTACGGACCCCCGACAAGCTCGTCTCTATCCTTGAATCGCTTGTGCGGGAAGTCGGGAATCCTTATCAGATCGGCATCTCGGTCAAAATCCGTATCCTGGAGACCCCAGAGAAGACAGAAAGCCTTGTCAAGAGACTCGTTGCCACAGGTATCACAGGCTTGACTGTTCATTGCCGCACGACGCCGATGCGGCCTCGCGAACGCGCCATCCGCGACCAGTTGGCGATGATTGCGCGAATCTGTCGCGAGGCTGGTGTTGCATGCGTCATGAATGGCGACGTCACCTCTCGGGACGAAGCGCTTGCGCTTATGAAGGAATTTGGAGTGGACGGAGCTATGATAGCGACAGCGGCTGAGGCAAACCCGTCATGCTTCCGCTCCGAAGCAGAGGGTGGTCTACTCCCCTGGAGGGAGGTGGTCCACGACTATCTTCAAGCCGCTATTGAGTGCGAGAACCGCTTCGGCAACACCAAATTTCTTCTGAACATCCTCATCCCCGGGAAGAACAGGGAGTTCAAAGATGCCAAGACAGCAAAGTCTTACTCCGACTACTGCCACTTCCTCAAATTCGATGACCTACTTCCAGAGGCCGCCCAAGTGGACGAGATCCTCAATCTCACGGACAAGTCCGTTTATAAGAACAACGAAACGGAGGATTCTGCTCGCGATATCGCTGTCAAAAACGCCCTCGAGAATAACGAGACGGCTCGTGCGGTAAGCGGCGCGCCCAGGCCCAAAGCAGCCTCACCAGCCGTGAACGGAGGAGGTCCCATTCGCACCAGCTCCATCCCGACCCCGGTCAGGTCGAAGCCGGAAGATCATCCTATCGACATCACTGTCCCAGCTCCAGAGGTGGCTCAAAAGCAGGAACTTGCCGCATGA
- a CDS encoding DEAD/DEAH box helicase — MDDSVPDTPVSDRKIVCSTPPTGVKDDTEYETIATLPVAAQHFQSLATQSLTPASQRLTQPTQIIEVPHSAKSTVQVAASSPPGPTSSPSRPASLGGRLSNAMAPPGTRFCPPVSAGPAKRTPVINLDDDGPTYVGGSSDEDTQLKRSTDIKPSMFTKTSRSPEKVMDSPVSANSSSSFDRFKEITSSAIYNPSAKRSASQMDPTPKGIPIKKPRQSGPSRAQPVEVSVTSLQDIQDYQMRVKVERMLKVMPQKSVQACMQALVFKRGNYEDALDHLANTEERDAPGSSDDELITAQQAEQIAPAKQNIKARGTIQDKWSAMNLQKNLASQKVQSQSQPQPLNEEEAKPRRRLMRGPKSRGISPSPARSETPPKKKPGRLVQGRKQPSPARSESPEAPLIMTDDSDSGVGDALENVESEIKVLRFINTCQAVELADLAATTEDVAQVIISHRPFRSLDEARAVPAPSTEQNTKPRGARGRKTPKPIGDKIVDKCLDMWVGYEAVDSLVAKCEALGRPVAAEMKNWGVDIFGKRDGELDLVSINQESHDSGIGTPASQRTDEDSDSPASGSRKSRFISQPSIMNDDLKMKDYQIVGINWLSLLFEKQLSCILADDMGLGKTCQVIAFLAHLYEKGIKGPHLVVVPSSTIENWLREFQKFCPTLSVMPYYAGQAERAVIRQTIEDNRDDINVIITTYTVAKAKVDAHFLRNMDFCVCVYDEGHMLKSSTSVLYEKLIRIPARFRLLLTGTPLQNNLQELASLLGFILPKVFQERKEDLQYIFANKAKTVDESHSTLLSAQRIERAKSMLKPFVLRRKKHQVIDLPRKTSHVEYCELNSAQREIYEHEKEEVRQLLADRAAGKKTGNRSANILMKLRQAAIHPLLYRRHYTDTILSRMAKACLKEEQWSQSNPDIIFEELQAYNDFECHQLCLNHPHSLGKFALKNEEWMNSGKVDKLCELLKRFQENGDRTLVFSQFTLVMDILEHVLETLHLGFVRLDGRTNVEDRQSILDAFHERTDIPVFLLSTKAGGAGINLACANKVVIFDSSFNPQEDVQAENRAHRVGQTREVEVIRLVTKDTIEEQIYALGQTKLALDQAVAGDETESKKGEEAGMKVVEDMLLAKQEEVKTDSTNA; from the coding sequence ATGGACGATTCCGTCCCTGATACCCCCGTCAGCGACAGGAAGATTGTCTGTAGTACTCCTCCGACCGGCGTCAAGGATGATACTGAATATGAGACTATCGCCACTCTTCCGGTGGCCGCTCAGCATTTCCAATCACTTGCAACACAATCGTTGACTCCTGCTTCTCAGCGACTTACTCAACCGACCCAAATCATTGAAGTCCCTCATTCAGCCAAAAGTACAGTCCAAGTTgccgcttcttctcccccaGGTCcgacatcctcgccttcccgTCCTGCCTCGCTGGGAGGTCGCCTTTCCAATGCCATGGCACCTCCTGGAACGCGTTTCTGCCCTCCTGTCTCTGCCGGACCTGCGAAACGTACGCCCGTCATAAATCTCGACGATGACGGCCCAACATACGTCGGTGGCTCTTCCGACGAAGACACCCAGCTGAAAAGAAGCACGGATATCAAACCATCCATGTTCACCAAGACATCGCGGAGTCCCGAGAAAGTCATGGATTCCCCAGTTAGTGCCAATTCTTCGTCCTCTTTTGATCGCTTCAAGGAGATCACCTCCTCCGCAATTTACAACCCAAGCGCCAAACGGTCTGCTTCCCAGATGGACCCGACCCCCAAAGGAATCCCCATTAAAAAGCCCAGACAGAGTGGCCCTTCCCGCGCGCAACCAGTGGAGGTGTCCGTTACATCATTACAAGACATTCAAGATTACCAGATGAGGGTCAAAGTGGAGAGAATGTTGAAAGTGATGCCGCAGAAATCGGTCCAAGCTTGCATGCAAGCTCTTGTGTTCAAGCGGGGAAATTATGAGGATGCATTGGATCATCTGGCAAATACGGAGGAACGGGATGCACCTGGTTCATCGGACGATGAATTGATTACAGCTCAACAAGCTGAACAGATCGCACCAGCGAAGCAAAACATTAAAGCTCGAGGGACAATCCAGGATAAGTGGTCGGCCATGAACTTGCAGAAGAACCTGGCAAGCCAGAAGGTCCAATCGCAGTCGCAACCACAACCGctgaacgaggaagaagcaaagccaCGGAGACGCCTGATGAGAGGACCAAAGAGTCGTGGTATTTCCCCAAGTCCTGCTCGTTCCGAGACTCCTCCCAAGAAAAAGCCTGGACGACTGGTACAGGGACGGAAGCAGCCTTCGCCCGCACGTTCGGAATCACCTGAAGCACCTTTGATCATGACTGACGACTCTGATTCTGGTGTTGGCGACGCATTGGAAAATGTGGAATCCGAGATCAAGGTTTTGAGGTTCATCAACACGTGTCAGGCTGTAGAGCTTGCAGATCTGGCTGCAACGACAGAGGATGTTGCccaagtcatcatctcccaCCGTCCATTTAGGTCCCTAGACGAGGCCCGCGCTGTACCCGCTCCATCAACGGAGCAAAACACAAAACCAAGGGGCGCCAGGGGCAGGAAGACGCCGAAGCCAATTGGCGACAAGATCGTGGACAAATGTCTCGATATGTGGGTGGGTTATGAAGCGGTGGATTCTTTGGTCGCTAAATGCGAAGCGCTTGGACGCCCCGTTGCAGCAGAAATGAAGAACTGGGGTGTTGATATCTTTGGAAAGCGGGACGGTGAATTGGATCTGGTATCGATTAACCAAGAGTCGCACGATTCTGGCATTGGGACACCCGCTAGTCAGCGTACTGACGAGGATAGCGATAGCCCTGCGTCAGGTTCACGCAAGTCTCGTTTCATTTCCCAACCCAGTATCATGAATGACGACCTGAAGATGAAAGATTATCAAATAGTGGGGATTAACTGGTTATCCTTGCTGTTTGAGAAGCAGTTGAGCTGCATTTTGGCCGATGACATGGGCCTTGGAAAGACCTGCCAGGTCATTGCATTTTTAGCGCATCTGTATGAAAAGGGCATAAAAGGACCGCACTTGGTGGTTGTGCCGTCGTCAACAATCGAGAATTGGCTTCGGGAGTTTCAAAAATTTTGTCCGACATTGTCTGTCATGCCCTATTATGCAGGGCAAGCAGAACGCGCCGTGATCCGTCAGACCATTGAAGATAACCGTGATGACATCAATGTGATTATCACCACCTACACTGTCGCAAAGGCGAAGGTTGACGCCCACTTCTTGCGCAACATGGACTTCTGTGTCTGTGTCTATGATGAAGGACATATGCTAAAGAGCAGTACATCAGTGTTGTATGAGAAGCTGATACGGATCCCAGCCCGTTTTCGACTTCTCTTGACTGGAACGCCGTTGCAGAACAATCTCCAAGAACTGGCTTCACTGCTGGGCTTCATTCTTCCAAAGGTCTTTCAAGAGCGCAAGGAAGATCTCCAGTATATCTTTGCAAATAAGGCGAAGACAGTGGATGAATCCCACTCCACGCTTCTCTCGGCGCAGCGCATTGAACGGGCCAAATCCATGCTCAAGCCGTTTGTATTGAGGCGGAAGAAGCATCAAGTCATCGACCTGCCCCGTAAGACGTCGCATGTTGAATATTGCGAGTTGAACAGCGCCCAGAGGGAGATCTATGAGcatgaaaaggaagaagttcGTCAGCTTCTTGCTGACCGCGCCGCCGGAAAGAAGACTGGTAACAGGTCCGCCAACATTCTGATGAAACTTCGACAGGCTGCTATACATCCACTGTTATACCGGCGTCATTACACTGACACCATCCTCAGTCGTATGGCCAAGGCCTGCTTGAAGGAGGAGCAATGGTCTCAATCGAACCCCGACATCATCTTCGAAGAGCTGCAGGCTTATAATGATTTTGAATGTCATCAGTTGTGTCTCAATCACCCTCATTCCCTGGGGAAATTCGCCCTCAAAAACGAAGAGTGGATGAACTCTGGAAAAGTTGATAAACTCTGCGAGTTGCTCAAACGGTTCCAAGAGAACGGGGATCGAACACTGGTGTTTTCCCAGTTTACTCTGGTCATGGATATTCTCGAGCATGTTCTTGAGACTCTCCATCTGGGTTTCGTTCGCCTGGATGGTCGGACGAATGTAGAGGATCGTCAGTCCATTCTAGATGCTTTCCATGAACGAACCGACATTCctgtgtttcttctttcgACGAAGGCTGGTGGCGCGGGAATCAATCTGGCCTGTGCGAACAAAGTCGTCATCTTCGATTCCAGCTTTAACCCACAGGAAGATGTGCAAGCGGAGAACCGAGCACATCGTGTTGGACAGACCAGGGAGGTAGAAGTCATCCGCCTTGTCACCAAGGACACGATCGAAGAGCAGATTTACGCTCTTGGCCAAACCAAGTTGGCTCTCGACCAGGCCGTTGCAGGCGACGAaaccgagagcaagaagggTGAGGAAGCTGGAATGAAGGTCGTGGAAGATATGCTTCTTGCAAAGCAAGAGGAGGTGAAGACAGATAGCACGAACGCCTGA